The sequence GTGGAGAAGTCCGACGAGGGCGTCTCCTTCGGGGCGCCGGAGAAGAAGCTCGGCATCAAGGGCTCACCCACCTGTGAGGTCTACCTCGACAACGTCCGCATCCCCGGCGACCGCATCATCGGCGCCGAGGGGGAGGGCTTCGAGATCGCGATGCGCACGCTGGACCACACCCGCATCACGATCGCCGCGCAGGCCGTCGGGATCGCCCAGGGCGCCCTGGACTACGCGCTCGGCTACGCCAAGGAGCGCGAGCAGTTCGGCAAGCCGATTGCCGACTTCCAGGGCCTGCAGTTCCTGCTGGCCGACATGGGCATGAGGGTGGAGGCCGCCCGACAGCTGACCTACGCCGCCGCGGCCCGCTCCGAGCGCCACGAGGACGACGTCACCTTCTTCGGTGCGTCGGCCAAGTGCTTCGCCTCCGACGTGGCGATGCAGGTCACCACCGACGCCGTGCAGGTGCTGGGCGGCTACGGCTACACGCGCGAGTACCCGGTCGAGCGCATGATGCGCGACGCCAAGATCACCCAGATCTATGAGGGCACCAACCAGGTGCAGCGCATCGTCGCGGCCCGCCAGCTGCTGGCCGGCGTACAGTCGGACCTGTGAGGCGGTCCGCACCACCGACGGCGTGACGCCGACGGTCGGGGCGCGTTGAGTCGGTGGAGGTGCGGAGGATGCAGCCATGACCGAACTCAGCGCGCCGGAGTCCACCGTCGGGTCGAGCCGACGACGCCGGCGGCGCGGGCGTGGGCACGGCAGACGGCACCGACCGCGTGACCTGCGCAGCCGCTCGCTACTGACCGCGGGACTCGCGCTGATCCTCGCCGGGCTCGTGGTCCTCGGCTGGGTGGCCTGGCAGTTCTGGGGCACCAACTGGCAGTCCCAGCAGCGTCACGGCGATGTCGCGGACTCGCTGCGCGACGGCTGGACCACCGGCGAGCCGGTGGCGCGGACCGACTGGGGCGAGGCGACGGCGCTGCTGCGGGTGCCGCACTTCGGCGCCGACTTCATGGTCCCGGTGCTGGAGGGCGCCACGGACGAGGTGCTCGCCGCAGGCGTGGGCCACATGGGCGACACCGCGCCGGGGGAGCGGGGCAACTACGTGCTGGCCGGCCACCGCGTGACGCACGGCGAGCCGTTCGCCGACCTGCTGGGGCTCGAACCGGGTGACATCGTCCAGGTGGAGACGCGCGACGAGATCCTGACCTACGAGCTCGACACGCCGGGCGACGGACTGCGGCTGCCGTTCACCGCCGGGTGGGTGCTGGATCCGTCGCCGACCAACCCCGACGGTGGCGTCGAGCCGCCCGCGGCCGCGGGCGACCACCTGCTGACGCTGCTCACCTGCTCGGAGATCTTCCACACCGACGACCGGTCGATCGTGTTCGGCCACCTGGTGGACCGGCGCGACAAGACCGGCTGAGCCGGGCCCGCGCGCTGCTATCGTGCTGCTGCAGCCACCCGCGTAACCGTGCTCCCCACTGTTTCGTTGCACCGGTGACTGCTGCTCCCGAGGAAGGCCACACCCATGGCTCGAGTCTTCGCTGCGATCGCGACGCTGATCGCCGTGACCCTGATCGCCCCCCTTCCGTCGGCGGCCGCCGACGGCTACGGACCCCAGGTGCCGACCGCGGTCGCCATCGAGGTCGACGACGAGATCCGCGTCGGCGACGACGTGGTCATCACCTACTCGGTGCGGGCCAACTCCGACGAGGGCCCCATCGAGGGCACGCTGGCCATCAACGGGGCCCCGGGCTCCTCCGACGCCGCCGACCGCACGTTCGCGCAGACCCGCGACTACGCCGACACCCCGATCACGGTGAACCTCGGCAGCCAGCCGATCGGCGACTACACCACCTCGGCCAGCTTCACCCCCGACGCCGGCAGCGTCTACCTGCCCTCCACCGGCACGGCCACCTACCGGGTTGTCGGCGGCCGGACCGGCGGTCCCGGTGACGACGGCGCCGGCGGGATCCTGCCCAACACCGGTGGCCCCGCCGTGTGGTGGCTGCTGCTGGGCAGCCTGCTCGTCGCCGGCGGTGCCGGCGTCGTCCACGCGGGCCGTCGTCGGTCGGTCGCCTCCGCCTGAGCCGACCGCGGCGACGTAGCCTCGTCGAGCACACCACCCGAGGAGAGGTGAGACATGCCGAGCCTGCGCTGTCCGTGTGACGTCACGATCCGCGGCGAGGACGACGACGAGCTGGTCGCCAGGGTCAACGAGCACCTGGCGGCCGAGCACCCCGGCCGCGAGTACACCCGCGAGGAGATCCTCTTCCTCGCGATGTAGTGGGGTGGATGGAGTGCGCGGCGCGCGCCGTGCCTCAGTCCTGCGGGAAGATCCGCGGGAGTCGGGAGGCGCTGCCGGTGAAGTGCGGCGCCCGCTTCTCGCGGAACGCCGCCACGCCCTCCTTGCCGTCCTCCAGCGAGGTGTAGTACATCGCCAGCGAGTCGGTGAGGTGCGCCTCGAGCGGGTGGTCGGCGGCCGCGTTGCGGTACAGCAGCTGCTTGGCCAGCCCCAGCGCCACCGGCGAGCGGTCTACCACGAAGGACCGTGCCAACTCCTGGGCCGCCGGCACCAGGTCCTCGGGCTCGTGGATGCTGCGCGCCAGCCCACCCGCGTGCACGGCCTCGGCGTCGAGGACGTCGGCGGAGTAGACCCACTCCAGCGCCTGCTGCAGGCCGACCAGGCGGGGCAGGAACCAGCTCGAGCAAGCCTCCGGCACGATGCCGAGCCGGCCGAAGACGAACCCGACCCGGGCACGGGTCGAGACGAGCCGGATGTCCATCGCCAGGGTCATCGTCGCGCCGATGCCCACGGCAGCCCCGTTGATCGCCGCGATCACCGGCTTGGGCAGCGCATGGATGGCCAGCGTCACCTTGCCGCCGGTGTCGCGCACGCCGTCCTGGTGCGGCGCCCGGTCGTACGCCGCGCGGAATTCCTCCGGCGTCGGCGCGACCGACTCGTCGAGGCCGAACACGTTGCCCTCGGCGGAGAGGTCCATCCCCGCGCAGAACGCCTTGCCCTCACCGGTCACGACGATCGCCCGGATCGCCTCGTCGTGGGCGTCGGTGGTGAAGAACGCCTCGAGCTCGCGCGCCATCGTCAGGTCGAAGGCGTTGAGCGCGTCGGGGCGGTCGAGGCGCAGCGTGGCGACCCCGTCCTCGTCCACGTCGCAGGTGAGGGTCTGGTAGGTCATGGGGCAACTCCTGCCGGGGTGCACTGCGCCCGAGTGATGTCGTCGGTGCGGTCCTCGATGATGGCACTGAACAACCCCTCGGCCCGCTCGGTGTCCATCACCGTGGCGGAGCCGTCGGTGACCGGCATGGTGCAGGTCCGGCCGTCACCGATCCGGGTCATCGACAGCGCCCAGCGGCCCACGTCGAACTGGCTGGTGCCCTCGCCGAAGCCGAAGAAGTCGGGGACCGCGTTGTTCAGGCCCCACCAGCGGAACGGGTTCAGGACCGTCCAGGGCGAGAGCACGCTCTCGCCGATCGCGCCGACGACCTCACGCTGTCGTCCGACCCGGTCCAGGTCGCCCCGTGTCGTGGCGCGGGTGCGGGAGTAGCCCAGGGCCGTCGTGCCGTCGGCCTCCTGGCAGCCCTTCTTCACGTTCAGGCCCGCCTTGGGGTCCTTGATGGCCTCCTCGGGGCAGATCTCGATGCCGCCCACGGCGTCGACGACACCGGCCACGCCGCCGAGGCCGATCTCGACGTACTCGTCGATGCGGATGCCCGTCTGGGACTCCAGGGCGGCGACGAGCTCGGTGGGGTCGCCGGGGTCGTAGTAGCCGTTGATCTTGCGGCCGTCCACGGTCCAGTCGCGGGGGAAGGAGACCAGCACGTCCGGCCCGGAGCCGGCGTGGAGCACCATGATCGTGTCGGCGAGGCTGCTCTGGGCGTTGCCCGTGCTCAGCTCGCGCCGCTCCTCCTTCGACAGGCCGGCGCGGGAGTCGCTGCCGACCATCAGGTAGTTGGTGCCCGGCTGCTCACCCGGGCGCTCGCCGTCGGGCTCGAAGTCGATCTTCTCCACCCGGCTCCAGGCGAAGATCGGCACGGCGACGAGGAAGATCAACCACAGGGCGAGGAGCGCCAGCACCACGCGGCGCCACGACCGGGGACGCATCCGTCGGCTGCGCCGCGGGGTCGCCGGCGGCGGCGAGGCCGGTGGCTGCTGGCGACGGTCCTGCGGCGCCGGCGACCGTGGGGTCACCGGCATCATGCGCGTCGGCTCGGGATCCGCACCGGAGGAGCGGCCCTGGTCCTGGCCGTAGATCCAGTCGTAGTCGGGGTCGTCGCCGGAACCGGCGCGGGGACGGTCTGCCATGACAGATGACGCTACCGTCTGCAGCGTGTCTGCATCCCTCGCGGCGCGCACGCCGACCTATTCGCGCATCGAACTCGCCACCGTGACCTCCCGTGCCCAGGCCAACCTGCTGGGCAACATCCACGGCGGCGAGGTCGTCAAGCTCGCCGACTCCTCTGCCGGCGTGGTGGCCCAACGCCACAGCGGCGGGCCGGCCGTCACGGCCGCCCTGGACGAGATGGCCTTCCTGCGCCCGGTGCGCGTCGGCGACATCGTGCGCACCTACTCCCAGGTCAACTGGGCCGGACGCTCCTCGATGGAGATCGGCGTCCGGATCGAGACCCAGCCGTGGGACGACCCCACGACCGAGGTGCTGCACGTCGGATCCGCCTACTTCGTCTTCGTGGCCATCGACGCCGCGGGTGCCGCCCGCGAGGTGCCGCCGCTGCGGCTGGAGAACGCCGAGGACGAGCGCCGGATGCGGGAGGCCGAGATCCGTCGCGCCCACCGCCTGGCGCGCAAGGCCGAGATCGACGCGGCCCGCAGCCGCGACTGACCCGCCCAGCGTGGGCCGGCCTCAGGTCACCCGGTGGTCGGCCGGGCTCGCTGCGGCCTCGGCCAACGCCCGCGCGACCGCACCGATGGCCGGTGGGTGCGGGGGAGAGCCGTGGGTGGAGACCTGGACGGCCCGCGTCGCTCCCGGCACCGGCCGGCGTACGACGCCCGGGTGCTGGTGGGCGACCAGTGCCAGCCCGGGCAGCACGGTGACGCCGAAGCCGCTGGCCACGAGCGCCTGCACCGCGACGTAGTCGTCGCTCGCGAACCCGATGTGGGGGTCGAACCCCGCCGTGGCGCACAGGCTCAGCAGTTCGGTGCGGCACCGTTCGCAGCCGCTGATCCAGCGGCCCTCGGCGTGGGCGGTGAGATCGGCGTCGCCGGCGGGCAGGTCGCGTCCGACCAGGTGGAGCGGATCGGTCAGCACGGTCGAGGAGGTGACCTGGTCCGGTGCCGGCTGGCCGGGATAGGTGAAGGTCAGCGCGACGTCGACCCGACCGGCGCGCAGCAGGTCCGCCGCCTCGGGCGGCTCGGCCTCGGTCAGGTCCACGGTGAGGTCGGGGTGGTGCCGGTCGAGGAGGGCGAGTGCGGCGGGGACGAGCGTGGCGGCACCGGAGGGGAACGCGGCCAGGCGGACCCGGCCGGCGCGGAGTCCGGTCGCGGCGTGCAGCTCGGTCTCGGCCCGCCCGGCGAGGGCGAGGATCTCCTCGGCCCGTCGGGCCAACCGCTCGCCGTCGGGTGTGAGGCGCACCCCGCGGCCGACGCGCTGGAGCAGCACGCTCCCCGTCTCGGCCTCGAGGCGACGCAGGTGGTGGGAGACCGTGGGCTGCCCGTAGCCGAGTTCGGCCGCGGCCGCGGACACCGTGCCGGTGTGGTGCAGCGCCACCAGGGCGCGGAGTCGGTGCAGGTCGAGCACGCGGCCATCGTATCGGCATCATCGATCGGAAGCCGCGAGAAGAACCATTGGACCGATGAATGCTCCGCGAGGGATGCTCGGCCCGTGCTCACCTTCGATGCCATCGCCGAGGCCGGGCGGATCGTCGCGGACTCACTCGCCCCGACGCCGCTGGTGTCCCACCCCCTGCTGGACCGCGCGGTCGGCGCCGAGGTCCTGGTCAAGCACGAGCACGTGCTGCCCACCGGGTCGTTCAAGGTGCGCGGCGGGGTGCACCTCGCGGCCAACCTGGCGGCGGCCGAGTCCCGCAACGGGCTGGTGACCGCCTCCACCGGCAACCACGCGCAGTCGATCGCCCACGCCGGTCGCGCAGCGGGCGTCCCCACCTGCGTGGTGATGCCGGAGGGGGCACCGGAGTGCAAGGCCGAGGCCGTCGAGGCGCTCGGGGCGCAGGTGGTGCGCCACGGGACCGACCTCGCGCAGGCGGCCGCCCACGCGCGGGCGCACGCCGAGGCCACCGGGGCGTCGTACGTCGACCCGACCGACCCGCGCATCGTGCTCGGCCACGCCACGGCCTACCTCGAGCTGTTCACCGCCCTCGACCCGGCGGTGGTCTACGTGCCGATCGGCAGCGGAACGGGCGCGGCTGGTGCCTGCCTGGTCCGCGACCGGTTGCGACCCGGGTGCCGCGTGGTGGGGGTGCAGTCCTCGGCGGCGCCGGCAGGATGGCGCTCCTGGCGCACGGGCCGCATCGAGACGGCGACGTCGACGACCCGCGCGTCGGGCCTGGCCACGACGACCGGGTACCCGCTGACGCAGCAGGTCCTGCGCGAACGCCTGGACGACTTCGTCCTCGTCACCGACGAGGACATCGACGACGCCGCCCGGCTGCTGGCCACTCGGGCGCACACCCTCGTCGAGGGTGCGGGCGCGGCGTCGCTGGCCGGCCTGCTGGCCGACCCCCGGCGCCCCGGGGGCGCGGCGGTGGTCGTCGCCTCCGGGGGCAACGCCTCGACCGAGGAGATCGCACGCCTGGCCGCGTGAGGTCCGCCGGTGTGTCGTCGCCCCTGTGACGGGTGTGACTGGTGATACTTGGCAGGTCATCTGCTCACTTCCCCCAGCAGGAGCGACAACGCGCCATGGTCGACTACCCGGGACCACTCCGTTCCCATCCGCTGACCGACGTCGGTGACCGCGCCGCCCGGGTGCGTTTCCGACGGGCGCTGACCCTGATGGCCTTCACGCTGCTGGCGCCGGGATCGGCCCAGCTGCTCGCCGGCAACCGCCGTGTCGGCCGCATCGCACTGCGCGCGTGGCTCACCCTGCTCGGACTGGGGGCCCTCACGCTGCTGCTGGTGCTGGTCCACCGCCCACTCGGGTTCTGGCTCGTGTCCCAGACCACCCTGCTGCTGCTCGCGCGTCTCGCGCTCTTCGCCGGCGCGATCGGCTGGGCCTACCTCTTCGTCGACGCCTGGCGGATCGGTCGCCCGCTGAGCCTGCAGCTGCCGCACCGCCGGGCCGTGATCGGCGTCAACGGCGTGCTGTGCTTCAGCGTCGTCGGCACCCTCCTCTTCGGCGCCCACGTGGTCGGTGTCCAGCGCGACTTCATCATCAGCGTCTTCGGTGACGGCGAGGCCTCCGCCGCGAGTGCGGGCCGCTACAACGTGTTGCTGCTGGGTGGTGACGCGGGCCAGAGCCGGTGGGGCATGCGGCCCGACTCCATCCACGTCGCCTCCATCGACGCCGAGACCGGGCGCACCGTCCTGGTGGGCCTGCCGCGCAACATGAAAAACTTCCCCTTCGCCGACGGGTCGGTGATGGACGAGCAGTTCCCCGACGGCTTCGACGCCGACTACCTCAACGGCGTCAGCACGTGGGCGCAGGACCACACCGACCTCTTCGACGACCCCGAGACGGCCGGCACCGACGCCACCATCATGGCCGTGGAGGGCATCACCGGGCTCGACATCAACTACTGGGCCTCGGTGAACCTGCAGGGCTTCAAGGACCTCGTCGACGCGGTCGGCGGCGTCACGCTCAACGTGCGCCGGCCGATCCCGATCGGGCTGCCCTCGGACGACTTCTACGACCACATCCAGCCCGGCGAGCGCGAGCTGAGTGGCTTCGAGGCGCTCTGGTTCGCCCGTGCCCGCCACGACTCCGACGACTACTCCCGCATGGCGCGGCAGAAGTGCGTGCTCAACGCGTTCCTGCGCCAGGTCAGCCCGCAGCAGGCCCTGCGCAACTTCCAGGAGCTCACCCGCGCCTCGGCGGAGATGGTCGCGACCAACGTGCCCACCTCCGAGGTCGACCGCTTCCTGGACCTGGCGCTGAAGGCGAAGTCGCAGAAGATCGCCTCGGTCTCCCTGGTCCCGCCCGCGATCAACACCGGCGACCCCGACATCGACAAGGTGCGCGCCCGCATCCAGGCGGCGATCGACAAGGCCGAGGGCAAGGCGCCCGCCCCGAGCAACTCCGGCGGAGGCGGCAACGGCTCCGGCGGCGGTGGCAACGGATCCGGTGGCGCGGGTGCGGACCGCTCGGTCACCGGCGGCTCGGTCGGCTCCCTCAGTGAGGGCTACGCCGCCAACGACACCGACGACGTCGCCGCCGCCTGCTGACCGGACCGGTCAGGCGGCGAACCCGGCCACGACGGCGTCGAACGTCGCGCGGTCCGGGGCACCCACGACACCGGGGCCCACCGTGCGCGGGTCGTACTCGCTGCCGTCGAGGAAGCCCACGTGGCCGCCGGCCTCCTGCACCAGCAGGGAGCCCGGCACGTGGTCCCACGGCTTGGAGTGGTGGTAGGCGATCGCCCGAGCGTGGCCGTGCACCAGTTGGGGGTAGTCCACCCCGCAGCATGCCCAGGTCAGCTCGAGCCGCCCCAGGCCGGGGAACGTCGAGCCGACCCAACGACGCCGTGCAGTGCGCACCGGGCTGTCCCCGGGAGCGGTCCAGGTGAGCGGCTCGCCGTTGAGCCAGGCCCCGCCACCGCGCTCGGCGACGTACGCCGCCCGGTGCTGGGGCTGCCAGATCCAGCCGCGCACCACGAGGCCGTCGCGGACCTCACCCACCATGACGGCGTGGTCGGGGGAGCCGTTGACGAAGTTCTTGGTGCCGTCGACGGGATCGACGGTGAAGGCGTGGTCGGCGGCCGCGAAGCGGTCCAGCAGCGCCGGATCCTGCGCCTGCGCCTCCTCGCCGAGGACGACGGCGTCGGGATGGGCGGCCCGGAGGGCCTCGGTGATGAGGACCTCGGACTCGTGGTCGGCGACCGTGACGAGATCGCCCGGGTTCTTCTCGGAGACCTGGTGCTCGGCCAGGGCGCGGAAGCGCGGGGTGATGACCTCGGCGGCCACGTCAGCGAGCAGGTCCAACACGGCCGCGGTCTCCACACGGCGAGCCTACGGCGACGCGTAGGATCGCCGCCGTGCGGGTCGTGGCAGTCGTGGTGACGTTCAACCGGCTGCCGTTGTTGCAGCGCCTCGTCGCGCGCCTGCGCGAGACCGACGGGGTCGCCGAGGTCCTCGTCGTGGACAACGCCTCCACCGACGGCACGGGGGAGTGGCTGCAGGAGGTCGCGGCCGACGCCGCGCCCGGTGCCCGGGTCCGCGCCGAGACGCTCGACCGCAACCGCGGCGGCGCCGGCGGGTTCCACCGGGGCCTGGAGTGGGCCGTGGAGGACACGGCGGACGCCGAGGGGACGAGCACCGACCTGGTCTGGTTGATGGACGACGACGGACTGCCGGCGCCGGACTGCCTGGCGACGTTGCTGGCGCACGAGGGGGCGGACTTCTGGGGCCCACTGGTGGTCGACGAGCAGCAGCCGGACCGACTGGTCTTCCCGATCCGCATGCCCGGCGGCACCGAGGTCGTGCGCGACGTCGCCGGTGCCGAGGCGGTCGCCACCGGGGGCGTGCTGGAGGACATCGTGATCCCGTTCAACGGGGTGCTGCTGACCCGCGCGCTCGTCGAGCGGATCGGCCTGCCGCGCGAGGAGTTCTTCATCTGGGGCGACGACCACGAGTACCGGCTGCGCGCCGAGCGGGCCGGCGCCCGCATCGCCACCGT comes from Nocardioides panacisoli and encodes:
- a CDS encoding acyl-CoA dehydrogenase family protein, whose amino-acid sequence is MSSDFSVYALPDEHRAVREAVRAICTDKVAPAAASVDEEARYPQEAHDALLAADFYAPHVPEEYGGAGADALATVIVIEEVARADASASLIPAVNKLGSLPIQLGGSEELKQKYLGALARGEGGFSYCLSEPDAGSDAANQKTRAVRDGDDWVLNGVKRWISNAGVSEYYTVLATTDPEKGSRGGISAFVVEKSDEGVSFGAPEKKLGIKGSPTCEVYLDNVRIPGDRIIGAEGEGFEIAMRTLDHTRITIAAQAVGIAQGALDYALGYAKEREQFGKPIADFQGLQFLLADMGMRVEAARQLTYAAAARSERHEDDVTFFGASAKCFASDVAMQVTTDAVQVLGGYGYTREYPVERMMRDAKITQIYEGTNQVQRIVAARQLLAGVQSDL
- a CDS encoding class E sortase, whose amino-acid sequence is MTELSAPESTVGSSRRRRRRGRGHGRRHRPRDLRSRSLLTAGLALILAGLVVLGWVAWQFWGTNWQSQQRHGDVADSLRDGWTTGEPVARTDWGEATALLRVPHFGADFMVPVLEGATDEVLAAGVGHMGDTAPGERGNYVLAGHRVTHGEPFADLLGLEPGDIVQVETRDEILTYELDTPGDGLRLPFTAGWVLDPSPTNPDGGVEPPAAAGDHLLTLLTCSEIFHTDDRSIVFGHLVDRRDKTG
- a CDS encoding LPXTG cell wall anchor domain-containing protein, whose amino-acid sequence is MARVFAAIATLIAVTLIAPLPSAAADGYGPQVPTAVAIEVDDEIRVGDDVVITYSVRANSDEGPIEGTLAINGAPGSSDAADRTFAQTRDYADTPITVNLGSQPIGDYTTSASFTPDAGSVYLPSTGTATYRVVGGRTGGPGDDGAGGILPNTGGPAVWWLLLGSLLVAGGAGVVHAGRRRSVASA
- a CDS encoding DUF1059 domain-containing protein, with amino-acid sequence MPSLRCPCDVTIRGEDDDELVARVNEHLAAEHPGREYTREEILFLAM
- a CDS encoding crotonase/enoyl-CoA hydratase family protein, translating into MTYQTLTCDVDEDGVATLRLDRPDALNAFDLTMARELEAFFTTDAHDEAIRAIVVTGEGKAFCAGMDLSAEGNVFGLDESVAPTPEEFRAAYDRAPHQDGVRDTGGKVTLAIHALPKPVIAAINGAAVGIGATMTLAMDIRLVSTRARVGFVFGRLGIVPEACSSWFLPRLVGLQQALEWVYSADVLDAEAVHAGGLARSIHEPEDLVPAAQELARSFVVDRSPVALGLAKQLLYRNAAADHPLEAHLTDSLAMYYTSLEDGKEGVAAFREKRAPHFTGSASRLPRIFPQD
- a CDS encoding LCP family protein, whose translation is MADRPRAGSGDDPDYDWIYGQDQGRSSGADPEPTRMMPVTPRSPAPQDRRQQPPASPPPATPRRSRRMRPRSWRRVVLALLALWLIFLVAVPIFAWSRVEKIDFEPDGERPGEQPGTNYLMVGSDSRAGLSKEERRELSTGNAQSSLADTIMVLHAGSGPDVLVSFPRDWTVDGRKINGYYDPGDPTELVAALESQTGIRIDEYVEIGLGGVAGVVDAVGGIEICPEEAIKDPKAGLNVKKGCQEADGTTALGYSRTRATTRGDLDRVGRQREVVGAIGESVLSPWTVLNPFRWWGLNNAVPDFFGFGEGTSQFDVGRWALSMTRIGDGRTCTMPVTDGSATVMDTERAEGLFSAIIEDRTDDITRAQCTPAGVAP
- a CDS encoding acyl-CoA thioesterase; translated protein: MSASLAARTPTYSRIELATVTSRAQANLLGNIHGGEVVKLADSSAGVVAQRHSGGPAVTAALDEMAFLRPVRVGDIVRTYSQVNWAGRSSMEIGVRIETQPWDDPTTEVLHVGSAYFVFVAIDAAGAAREVPPLRLENAEDERRMREAEIRRAHRLARKAEIDAARSRD
- a CDS encoding LysR family transcriptional regulator; translation: MLDLHRLRALVALHHTGTVSAAAAELGYGQPTVSHHLRRLEAETGSVLLQRVGRGVRLTPDGERLARRAEEILALAGRAETELHAATGLRAGRVRLAAFPSGAATLVPAALALLDRHHPDLTVDLTEAEPPEAADLLRAGRVDVALTFTYPGQPAPDQVTSSTVLTDPLHLVGRDLPAGDADLTAHAEGRWISGCERCRTELLSLCATAGFDPHIGFASDDYVAVQALVASGFGVTVLPGLALVAHQHPGVVRRPVPGATRAVQVSTHGSPPHPPAIGAVARALAEAAASPADHRVT
- a CDS encoding threonine ammonia-lyase gives rise to the protein MLTFDAIAEAGRIVADSLAPTPLVSHPLLDRAVGAEVLVKHEHVLPTGSFKVRGGVHLAANLAAAESRNGLVTASTGNHAQSIAHAGRAAGVPTCVVMPEGAPECKAEAVEALGAQVVRHGTDLAQAAAHARAHAEATGASYVDPTDPRIVLGHATAYLELFTALDPAVVYVPIGSGTGAAGACLVRDRLRPGCRVVGVQSSAAPAGWRSWRTGRIETATSTTRASGLATTTGYPLTQQVLRERLDDFVLVTDEDIDDAARLLATRAHTLVEGAGAASLAGLLADPRRPGGAAVVVASGGNASTEEIARLAA
- a CDS encoding LCP family protein, giving the protein MVDYPGPLRSHPLTDVGDRAARVRFRRALTLMAFTLLAPGSAQLLAGNRRVGRIALRAWLTLLGLGALTLLLVLVHRPLGFWLVSQTTLLLLARLALFAGAIGWAYLFVDAWRIGRPLSLQLPHRRAVIGVNGVLCFSVVGTLLFGAHVVGVQRDFIISVFGDGEASAASAGRYNVLLLGGDAGQSRWGMRPDSIHVASIDAETGRTVLVGLPRNMKNFPFADGSVMDEQFPDGFDADYLNGVSTWAQDHTDLFDDPETAGTDATIMAVEGITGLDINYWASVNLQGFKDLVDAVGGVTLNVRRPIPIGLPSDDFYDHIQPGERELSGFEALWFARARHDSDDYSRMARQKCVLNAFLRQVSPQQALRNFQELTRASAEMVATNVPTSEVDRFLDLALKAKSQKIASVSLVPPAINTGDPDIDKVRARIQAAIDKAEGKAPAPSNSGGGGNGSGGGGNGSGGAGADRSVTGGSVGSLSEGYAANDTDDVAAAC
- a CDS encoding inositol monophosphatase family protein — encoded protein: METAAVLDLLADVAAEVITPRFRALAEHQVSEKNPGDLVTVADHESEVLITEALRAAHPDAVVLGEEAQAQDPALLDRFAAADHAFTVDPVDGTKNFVNGSPDHAVMVGEVRDGLVVRGWIWQPQHRAAYVAERGGGAWLNGEPLTWTAPGDSPVRTARRRWVGSTFPGLGRLELTWACCGVDYPQLVHGHARAIAYHHSKPWDHVPGSLLVQEAGGHVGFLDGSEYDPRTVGPGVVGAPDRATFDAVVAGFAA
- a CDS encoding glycosyltransferase family 2 protein, with translation MRVVAVVVTFNRLPLLQRLVARLRETDGVAEVLVVDNASTDGTGEWLQEVAADAAPGARVRAETLDRNRGGAGGFHRGLEWAVEDTADAEGTSTDLVWLMDDDGLPAPDCLATLLAHEGADFWGPLVVDEQQPDRLVFPIRMPGGTEVVRDVAGAEAVATGGVLEDIVIPFNGVLLTRALVERIGLPREEFFIWGDDHEYRLRAERAGARIATVVGARVHHPSIGELGSPMMGGRTTYNHSPSDLKHYCMARNNTLNLRDYRGWPHVLLFWLKTVWFYLLTRRQPRRITMSARAAYDGLRGDFTGHERYLR